Genomic window (Arachis hypogaea cultivar Tifrunner chromosome 13, arahy.Tifrunner.gnm2.J5K5, whole genome shotgun sequence):
GCATCGCCTACCTCTTCCCAGAATGGCGCCAACTCTACATCGCCTCCACCCTGCCATCTCTTCTCTACATCCTCTTTGTTCTTCCCTTCGTCTCCGAGTCACCAAGATGGTACCTCGTGAAGGGAAGAATCAAAGCGGCCATGGCGATCATGTCCGCCATTGCGACCACCAACGGCAACCACCTCCCGCCAGGTGTTATTCTGGCCCTCGACGAGGACTTGTGTTCGCCAGCAGTGACACCGGCTATAAAGAACAAAGAAGCAGTATCGGGTTGTGTAGTGGACATTATTCGCTCGCGAGTAACGCGCACGCGCTTGTTCCTTTCAGTGGCTATAAACTTCATGTGTTCCGTGGTGTACTACGGCCTCAGCCTCAACGTAGTAAACCTTGGAACCAACCTTTACCTTAACGTCATATTGAACTCTATATCTGAGATGCCAGCTTTCATGTTAACAACTTTGTTTTTGGATAAGTTAGGGAGGAAGCCATTGACCATATTAACCCTGTGGTTTAGTGGGTTCTTTTGCTTTCTAGGGTCCCTAATAGGAAACAAAGGGGCATGGCAAGGTGTTAGAATGGTGTGTAGTATTTTAGGTATATTTGGAATGGCAGGGACTTATAACTTGTTGTTTATTTATACGGCGGAACTGTTCCCCACCGTGGTGAGGAACGTGGCGCTTGGGTGCACCACCCAAGCATCGCAGATGGGCGCCATTTTGGCTCCCGTCGTCGTGATTTTGGGAGACTGGTGGCCATTTGTGGTGTTCACAGTTTGTGGGATGAGTGGAGGAATGTTTGCGTTTTACTTGCCAGAGACTCTGAACCAACCGCTCTATGATACGTTAACTGGAATGGAGGCTGCTGAGAATGATGAATCTGATGCCACAACAAGTGTCTGATCATGCTTGAGATTCTTTTACATGTTATAATTGTCATGTTGTTATATAACGAGAATAATAGAATAGCAACAAAGTCCTGTTCGATTCAGTGATATGTTAAGCTGTTGTTAATAATGATCAAGGTCGTCAAAAGTAAGAGAGTTGATAAATAGATAAAATGATAAACGGTTTTGCGAGATAGAGAATCACTCTTGTAATTAATGTGAATAACTTTGatccaatcaaataaaaaaatactccatAAAACATCAAGAGAAACATATAGAACGTCAACGAGCTGTTATTTTTTATTCCACTAGCTGTGACAAAGAAATATCTGTTAGAACGAGTGCTTTAAGAGTACTGTCATCAAGTCTATTAAGAGAAGGATACCTCACAATTGAAGTTAGTTGGAAAGACTTAGTCTAGCTCatcatccaatgatgagatctctTATCATAGATGGACTCTTCCTCAAATAAGATATTAGCTGTGTCCGACTCATAAGGAGGCTAAGTCGCAGCAAGCGAATAAGTTATTATACTTCCTTTTTGTTTACATGTTTTGTAATTATAAGAaagaaattcttttttatttatttggaaTGATGATTCATATCTAGAAATATATGAGTCTTTTTTATCTTTAATGGATTGATATGAAAAAAGATCATATTCATATTGTGTGTTTTTTTAAATGAGTCTAATTGTTGATTTTTGTaagaaattgatttgattttttcgtatgaatcacattttttaaatctttattttgAATGACATGATGTTtatggattttatttttttatttttgtggcaCTAATCTAGACCATCTCCTCTAAGATAAATTATATTGATAATGACTCTTTAACAACTAATTTGTCCATTGATTCATTAGAGAATTAGGGGAGAGAGTTCTTGgatataaatttaaaatcaaatattttttgtattctaaaaaaataattttttatttcattcttaAGAAAAGAAGATTTTGGATGATATGCAAAAGCATATTTTAACTTATATATGTTAATAATTTGGGTTtcagataatttaaaaaaacataTGCTTGTGACAACGACGATACGTCACAAATTTATGGGAATTCGCATTCCTAAAATCATAAGATCTTTTGAGCAGCGAAATAAAGTAAATTAGACTTTTATTTGTTTGATAAGTTCTTTTCACATTTTCTTCATTATTGTAAatagactcttttttttttgtttttaattcaagaaAAAGTTGTACATCAATGCTACAAATTAAAATGATACACAAAAAGATATTTAGGTATATCCTCTCcatgagaaaattaaaaaaaaaatgctttGAATTGTCATCTAATAGAGGATTTTGTAACTTATAAGCTAATAGAggatttattttttgtaatatctaccaaatattttttaatgctaATTCTTTAGCATAAAAACTTGCTTTCTTCGAAATAATATTTCTATTTGCTGTTAAAttctcccttttcttttttttggccattttttttattttttaatgattatcTTTCATTTAGTATTTATatcctttttttaataaaaaatttgtccAATTAATAGAGTTTATTCTAGTATTTGTGATAATACTATGaaggaataagaataaaaaaagatgaaaatttttttattaattgttgattgattgatatatatatatagcattggcctaagaaagataaaagcaaataaagataagataaaaataactaaagaccagataaagataagataagataaaataataaagactaaaattataattaaatctatgtattctgttgggctgaatttgtgggccgcgagacttctttattgttgtcatggactaaggtggaagagtagtttaatacgcCCCCGCAAGCTGGTGGATAAAAGATGTCAATAATCCACAGTTTGGATAAGTTCCGATGAAATTGTTGAGGAAGACGCGTCTGACGTGGTGACGCAAAGGGAGATGCCTGAGGCGGAGCTAGAGCTGCCGacggcaaaaatataaaaggaaatgCTATgcttgagagagagaaagagtaagCAGCGATCTtcataaaaaaagggaaaagcgTGTAGAGTGCGATAAAATTGATCTTTAGAGGGCGCATATGGCGCAATAAGAGTGGTCTTCAGAGGGCGCATAGAGCGCAATAAAAGAGGTTTTCAGAGGGCGCGTAGAGTGCAATAAAAGAGGGCGCGTGGAGCACAATAAGAGTGCAGATGAAACTGCTAAAATAGAGTGCATATTGAACTGCTGAAACAGAATACAGACATGTCTGTTGAAACAGAATGCAGACATGACTGTTGAAATAAAATACAGACGAAACTGTCGGAAGAAATGAGGCGCAGACGAAATTGCTGGTAAAGAACCGGGGTAACCAAGACTGAGGTAGGATTTTCACTTGGATGCATGTAACTAAATCTATGATTATTTACTGTGGGAGGAGGTTGAAAAAGAAGCATGGTAATTTCTCACCGAAAAGATGATAACTTATATATCTtcctcaaggaggataccatgactctgataccatgataaaattgtaaaagaataggaaaagaaaagatgaagaattttttattgattgttgattgattgaattgaattgatttgaattataaattataaaggtAGAATATTGGCCtaagaaaagataaaagcaaataaagataagataagaataactaaagattagataaagataagataagataaaataataaagactaaaattataactAAATCTATGTATTCTGTTGGACTGAATTTGTGGGCcacgagacttctttattgttgtcatgggttaAGGTGGAATAGTAGTTTAATAATTTGATTTGTAAATAGTTGGATTTTTCTTACTCATTGTTGAATCATTTTGATTTTTACTTAATTTAAATCCAACGATTTTTTGGAATGTAAGTAGCACTAAAGTTGggaattgttttattttttcgttcataaatagaaaaattttgatgatctattttgctctttttttaaaaaatttaaaaacaattttgTTCTTGTATTTAAAATCCAGAGAACCTGAAAAAAAcgattttgccattttttttagtttttagtttcgttaaaatagaatgaaagaaggCAAATAAATTTCGAGTAACGTGAGAAAAGGACAATTCCACTTCCGTTCCCAAAAATTGTTAAAAGGTTAaagtccttttttttttcattagatCCTTTTTAGTGGATCGTAGCTTAGATCTGTGCCAAGGATTCAGATGAAAAGGAAATCTAATTTATATCTGAATACCATCTAATAGccacttttttgaaaattttgtttcGGATAGTTGAACACCATTATAGGTGCATTTAATATACATTTCTCTATTTCAATCCCTAAAATCTTCTGACCATTCGAAAAATCGAAATAAAAACATACgaacaatatttttaattattatcaacGAAGGCAATACAATATATTTTCTAAGAATCGATTGGGTTATTAATAACGAGTCTCTTATTACTTGAGCAACCATAAAACTATCACAGGCCTCTTCTATTGCTATACGtctttttttctcttgttttttttgttcttttgtccTCCTCCTTACTTTTTTTGTCTCTTCTTCTGTATAATACAGATtttttaatcctatttttgtCTGCAGCCTCCTTTGGAATAGAAAAAGCATTTGTCTCATtggttcaaaatttttcaaaaaaagaaatggggtttttcaattttattcaaaaaatggGGCGAACACatacttttttgaaaattttttcaatagTTTTCAGCCTTTGAACACGTATGGATCCTTTTATTATGTCTCGTCGAAAATTTGGTTGTTGTGCATAACGTATTAAAGCCAATTTTCCTTTTTTATCAGGGTTATTTGTTTCTCTAGTATTCCCATAAGGATTAGaatcttttgattttttagtaTGAGTAAAAATAACTATACGTTTGGCTTTTCAGGAACGAATTCCATACTTCTGTTCATCTTTGTTTCCCTCTTCGAGGTCTTGGTTTTCATCGATTAGTTTGTAAGGCCATCGAGGAACTTGTTTTTCGATTTTCTTTATTacaatacatttttttaattgttttatccTTCATATCTGTTCAAATTGCatcaaataagaatttaatttttttaggcaTTATGTGTGCATGTTCCAGAAAGAACACAAGTCCTTCAAAATTCAAGGCTGATACTGATTTTTCAGAAAATTTATGgattaagttaaaaaaaattaatttcaattaaaaataacttttgatATATCCATGTTCTCTTTAAAATAACTAGTTTTTTGAATACTAGAAAGAAGGAGACTATGAATCTTATTTATTCAAATATCATCTTTTTATAAGTTTTATTATTAATTGAGGATAACAAAAAATTGTTCATTCGACCACGACAGAGTCCATTCAAGAAAGAATCATATAGTTTAGGTaagttttttgtttgagtctcttCATTGCATAATCTAATTCGTTTTTGGAATATATCCAATGGCATAAATTCCTTATCTAGAACTTTCGTCCTGTTTAGAATTTCGTTGCTtagttttttttcttcattttgagagttccaataattattcaattcatCGTAGAAGATTTTTTCTCTTGTTAAAAGGTCTATTCTTTTTTCCATCATTTTTAGAAAAGTCGACAAATTGGGTGGATAGGCAAAAGATATTCTTTCTTTTCCATCATTTTGACATGTATCAAAAAAGAATTGTAACATATCATTTCGTACGACATTTTTAAATCAAGCGTTTTTTATATATCGTAACGGCCGCTTCCATcgcctaaaataaaaaaaaattgttacaaggAATTTCTTcaataccaattttttttatcttcggTTTCGATGATTTTCTTTAAATTCTTACCCTTCCTTgcaaaaagataagaagaagtatcgatttccaaaaatatttttttttctcagtTCTTGTTGTTTTTGAAATTCTTTCAACATAAAATTTGTGTTTTTCAATTTCAccgctttctttactttttgaaCGTTTCTTTTCAATAACAAAGGGAAAGGGTGTTCGGTCTAAATAGTATAAACACGTAAgaaataaaaaacactaaagaGTTGAGCCATAGAAGTTCGAAATTCTGATAAAATGGACTTCTTAGAGCGAATGCGTTCATTAGATTTAATAACATTATTTTGTTGTATCCAGACAAATTCAATCTATTTTATGAAAAAATGTGACCAATTAACCAACCTCCAAAATCACTTGTTAAAAACAACAATTTATTGTTGCATATAAACATATGGATGTTTACTAATCTGATTAATATGGAACTTGATAAGACAAGGGAgttaaataactgaaaaataagaTTAGTAAAGAATATTTTTTGAATGCTAGATTTAGGtattgaattcttttttttttccccatAATTCAAAAAGTCTTTTTATTATTGCCgaagaaatgaaataaaagatAGGATAGAGATATGACAGTTATTATATGAGGTCTACCCAATACTAAATGCAAAGGCGCATAATAGATCAATATGAACATGATGAGCTGTTCCGTAATAAACCCAATTATTGCTTATAATTTCTTCTCGGTCCCTTGCATAATCCGAGCTCGAAGAAAAAAGAGATAAGAGGGCCCTATGAAAAATGTGCTCAGAAATTCATAATAGAGTTCGACCACAACGACTGAATTCATTATCTTAATGTATAAGCATACTAGAAAGACCAACTCCAATCCTAgtaagaagaagatagaagatGGTTAGACGCCAATTGAAAAAGTAGTAATTTTATTCATAACGACCGGGTGGCTCTTTTTATCCTCTCGATCTACTAAAGCAATTTCTGACGGTCAATCCTAGTAGAACTTCTAGTCCGACAAGGGAGAGACGTAGCAGGCACGTATCGATGTGCAAATGATGGGCAATTTTTTTATAAGATCTAGCTGTGGATGATGTTCCAGTTAGAAAgtaaatatcatttttatttattaatatttgtttCGGTCAATAGAACGTCAAGAGAAACATATAGTTTACATTGTTATAGAAGatagaaaaacaaaatttaaaaaaaatagttaattattgaaaaaaaaaaaaaagtcagaaGACATGGGAGCATATATATGACACGGTACAATGATGATAAGTGAATTGCATGAATATTGGGTGGTATGAATAAATAATACTTGGTGAGTTAATTGATAAATTATTGGATAAATTTGTTATAAATGTTCGTAGATTGAGTGCGGAAATCTTGAAAAGAGATAACATGATGATAAACATGGAGTAGATGCTTATAAAGTAGTTTTATGCAAATTAGTAATGATGGTTCTCCTTTACTAACTAACATAGAAgcttaaaagtaaaaattttatacaatttaatAATCCAACAAttaagtataaataaaaaaattccataaaaatgCAAAACCTTACTTTCTTAGTAACCAAACACAATTTATTGTCTCCTTTTGTGCTTAACAAAAAAACTATATTCgtataaataaaatcaaactcATAACTTTAGATTAATAAGTTATTTACACATAATAATAAAGTCAAACAATATGCACGTTAAATTTACAAATTGAAATATTAGTACATTCACTTTGATACAAAAGTGCTAATAATATATCACAATTATGGAATATTTCTACAAAATTTATGATGTAGAAAATAGCTCACTTCTAGaatatatattattcatataaGTAGGAACACATAATGACATGAAACTACACATGCTACATTTTTATTAAAGGACTTCAGATTTGTTGGATGAATAAGAGAAATTGTGCCCAAAAGAATggataaatttttatattctttattttttggtGAGTTTCTCAAACTTTTTCTCTTCACTTTTATGCCCTTATTTATGCTGtacaaccaaaaagaaaaaaacctaATCAGTcaatttataaaaacaaaaaaagagtgCTACCATTCATTTGCAAAAATACTTTAATCCATGATTCAATTTGATTATGTACGGTGGTTGACAATAGAACTAAGTTGATTCAAAATTTATCACTCGTCCTTTTCGAGTTTGGAACTCATATAAAGCTCTGGAGTCATTGATGGAGCACTTGTCAGATAAACATTTTTCTGAACTCAGCAAAATCAATGACATGATTTTCTTGTCTATAACTGAAATTTGAAGAGAAAAAGATGGTTACGAAAGGCAATGAGAGAAAGACTCAGGTGAGATAGATATGTTAAAGGTGAATGaaactgagagagagagagagttcaagaacagagaaaattgagagaagaAATGGAATTGACATTAACTCAATCTACAGTGAAAAAACTTGAGTTACCATCACTACGGCAACAAGTTTATATAGTGCTAGTTCAATTCTAACTAACCACTTCCAGCtggcaataataataacaaacttaGTAACTAATCTACTTAAGTTATATTCCGCTGTGTGTTGCTATATGATATGTGTATGGGTCTGCACAAGGTTCTCCATCAAGTAACACCCTTCCTCAAGTTGGGAGTGTAGATGTCCAACAGTCCCAACTTGCAGTGAAGTGTTGAGAAAACAGCAGGGGACAGCGGCTTTGTCAACAAGTCAGCTACTTGTTCTTTGGTCGAGATAGGCATCAAATGAATAAGTCCCTCCATGACCTTGTCGCGTACCACATGGCAATCCacctcaatatgcttggttctctCGTGAAAAACTGGGTTGGATGCAATATGGATGACTGATTGACTACTACAAAAGATGCTGATGGGTTCAGTTAGAGACATACCAAGGTCCTCCATCAAGTATCCCAGCCAGATAGCTTCTTTGGTGGCTGTAGCTAAGGCCCTCTATTCAGCCTCAAAGAAGCTGCATGAAACAGTATTCTGCTTCTTACTTTTCCAAGAGATTAGAGCAGACTCAAGAAAAAAACAATAGGCAGAAGTTGAACGTCGTGTGTCTGGACAAGCTGTCCAGTCAGAATCAGAGAAGCCTGTGATGCATAAATCAGTAGAAGTGGGAAAGAATAATCCCTGAGCAGGTGTAGATTTTAGGTATCGCAAGACTCGATGAGCGGCGTGTAGATGCAAGCTTGTCGGTTTGTCTAAGTACTGGCTAAGCCGACTAACAGCATAGCTAATGTCTGGTGTGTTGGTCAAATACAATAATTTTCCAACTATCTTCCGATATTCAGCTGAATCGGACAGAGGATTTCCACTATCCTTGCTCAACTTCACACTATAGTCCATAGGTGTCGAGATTGGTTTGCAATCGGCAAATCCATAGTTAGTAAGCATGTCCACAACATACTTCCTTTGGTACAACGCGATCCCTTTATCTGAACGTGCTACCTCCAATCTGAGAAAGAATTTCAAGTCCCCAATATCCTTGATTTTGAACAGATCATCCAGGACACTTTTGATTTTGTTGATCTCAAGAATGGCATCTCCGGCCAGTACTAAATCGTCCACATAAACTAAGACAGCAGCAAAACCAGTTTCACATTGTTTGGTGAAGAGGCTGTAATCAGAACGGCGCTACTTGTACCCCAGCTCCAATAAAATAGATTTGAGCTTGTTATTCCATTATTTACTGGCCTGCTTGAGTCCATAAAGTAACTTCTCTAGCTTGCACACTTGTCCCTTGCCAATATTCAGCCCTGGTGGAGCAACCATATACACCTCTTCATCAAGATCTCCATGAAGAAACACAGTATTCACATCTATTTGCTTCAGGTACCAATTTTTCGCTGCTGCCAATCCAAGTACCATTCGAAGGCTTGTGAGCTTTAGGACTGGACTAAAGGTGTCTCTGTAATCAATACTAGGAACTTGTGTGTAGCCCTTGGCAACAAGACGTGCCTTATGGCGTTCTACAGATCCATCAAGGTTATATTTTACCTTGAAGACCCACTTGCATCCTATAGGTTTCTTTCTAGGTGGCAAGGAGGTGATTTTCCAAGTCTTGCTTTCATCAAGTGAATCAAGTTCAGATTTAATTACCTTTTTCCAGCAAGGTTGAGACATAGCCTCCTCATAGTGCTTGGGCTCAGTATTTGTGGATAATGCAATCGAAAATGCTCTATGATTTTTTAGAAAGTTTCTCATATGACAAAAATTTAGATAGAGGATACTTACAGTGGGTATTGACGGAACAGACGAGCTTGGTGGTGAGATTTAAGCACTGATAGTCTTGAAGATAAGAAGGAGGTCTTCTTATTCTCGAGGTCCTTCTTTGCACATTCTACTCAGCAATAGGTACTGTAGGACTTGTCTCATTACTAGTGTTAGTGTTAGAGATAGTAAGTGGTGGTGAATTGTGAGAAGGCTCAATTGATATTGAGTCTGCATTAAGAGAAACGTCATTATGTGAAGGTTGACCAATGAGGTCATGCTCCTTTGGGTGTGACTCAAGATTAGCTAGACCTTGGTGTGTTTGAGGTTGAAAAATGTCATATGAAAAAGGGGTCAACGTTCATGGATTGTTGCTGATTAGATGCAGTTGTAGCTAAGGAGTTAGTTTCAATAGAAAAGGGAAAGTGATCTTCATAAAAATGTACATGTCTTGAAACAAAAATTTGTCTAGTTTTCAAATCCATGAGTATATAGCCTTTAACACCCTCCCTGAATTCTAAAAATATTGATTTTCGAGCTCTCGGATCAAGTTTTAATCTATTTGAGGTGATGGTGCTAGCATAAGCTAAGCAACCGAACACTCTAAGAGTTGAGAGATCAGGGGTGGTGTTATGTAAGATTTAAAATGGTGATTGATTGTTTAGAAAAGTGCTTGGAACCCGATTTATGACATAAACTGCATGGAGGATAGCAAAATTCCAAAAACATTTTGGGATTCCAGATTGAAAGAACAAACTTCTTGTGACAGATAGAATATGTTGATGCTTTCGCTCAACaattccattttgttgaggggtcTCAACACAAGAAGTTTGGTGTATTATTCCTGTTTTAGCATAGTAAGTTTTCATTGAAAATTCCAGCCCATTATCTGTTCTAATGTACTTTACTTGGCTGTTGAACTGAGTTTTTGCAAATTGAACAAAATTTTTGACTATTGTGCAAGCTTCAGCTTTGGTTTTCATTAGATAAGTCCAAGTGAATCTGGATTTGTCATATACTATTGTTAGAAAGTATTTGTGGCCAGCAATTGAGGGAATTGCAAGAGGGCCCCAGATATCAATATGAAGAAGTTCAAATATGCTTGCTGAAATAGTATTGCTATTTGAAAAACTCAATTTCTTTTGCTTTGAAAAATGGCATGTATCACATGGATCAATTTTTGTGTTACAATCTATAAAAGGAAAAACAAATTTCATTACATGGAGTCTTTCAAAAGGTAAATGTCCTAACTGAAAATGCCAAAGGTTTATTCCTTTTATTTCTGACTTTGGCAAGGTAAGAATGCTTGCTGTTTGTGCAAAGTGAGGCATCACTGCTTCTTTGTTCAGTGTGTAAAGCCCCCCCCCCCACAAGCTCTAGCT
Coding sequences:
- the LOC112735842 gene encoding organic cation/carnitine transporter 4-like; translation: MYTKNSSLIYTSLDNVISGAGIFGHLSDSNLGRKGSLTMVCILNTITGTLTSLAPNYLSYVTLRFLTGFSTGGVGLCAFVLATEPIGPTMRGVAGMSTFYFFSSGIALLAGIAYLFPEWRQLYIASTLPSLLYILFVLPFVSESPRWYLVKGRIKAAMAIMSAIATTNGNHLPPGVILALDEDLCSPAVTPAIKNKEAVSGCVVDIIRSRVTRTRLFLSVAINFMCSVVYYGLSLNVVNLGTNLYLNVILNSISEMPAFMLTTLFLDKLGRKPLTILTLWFSGFFCFLGSLIGNKGAWQGVRMVCSILGIFGMAGTYNLLFIYTAELFPTVVRNVALGCTTQASQMGAILAPVVVILGDWWPFVVFTVCGMSGGMFAFYLPETLNQPLYDTLTGMEAAENDESDATTSV